Proteins co-encoded in one Armatimonadota bacterium genomic window:
- a CDS encoding heterodisulfide reductase-related iron-sulfur binding cluster translates to MPWIPEVETCIHCGLCLNQCPTYRVTRLEAESPRGRIWLVKEAAAGRLEPAAIADHLYLCLMCRACETACPSGVQYGRIAEAARAVLGPPGPPVQRAVVRFVLRQLMPYPGRLRRAAAALRAAQRTGLLAFAQRVLPTGLRQRAALAPEVPPRGFSPEAEVLPALGERRARVGFLAGCAMSLFFPDVNDATVRVLRRNGCEVVVPAGQVCCGALNSHYGEAQTARAMARRNVDAFPDDVDAIVTNAAGCGAAMKAYGHLLADDAVYAARAERFAARVRDATEWLVQLGLRTQPQAVPVVATYQDPCHLAHGQRVRTEPRALLAAAGVRLVEMPAADRCCGSAGIYNLLQPAMAETLLRDKMEAVRATGAQVVVAPNPGCMLQLQYGARRFGVPVRVAHLMDLLDQAGA, encoded by the coding sequence ATGCCATGGATTCCCGAGGTCGAGACCTGCATCCACTGCGGCCTGTGTCTGAACCAGTGCCCCACCTACCGGGTCACCCGTCTGGAAGCCGAGTCCCCTCGCGGACGCATCTGGCTCGTGAAGGAGGCGGCGGCGGGACGGCTGGAGCCGGCGGCCATCGCCGACCACCTGTACCTGTGCCTGATGTGTCGGGCGTGCGAGACCGCCTGCCCGTCGGGCGTCCAGTACGGGCGTATCGCGGAGGCCGCGCGGGCCGTGCTGGGCCCACCGGGCCCGCCCGTGCAGCGGGCGGTGGTCCGGTTCGTGCTGCGCCAGCTCATGCCCTACCCCGGGCGGCTGCGGCGCGCGGCCGCGGCCCTGCGCGCGGCACAGCGCACCGGCCTGCTGGCCTTCGCGCAGCGCGTGTTGCCCACGGGCCTGCGACAGCGTGCCGCGCTGGCCCCCGAGGTGCCGCCGCGGGGCTTCAGTCCCGAGGCCGAGGTGTTGCCCGCGCTGGGTGAGCGCCGGGCGCGTGTGGGGTTCCTGGCGGGCTGCGCCATGAGCCTGTTCTTCCCCGACGTGAACGACGCCACGGTGCGCGTGCTGCGGCGCAACGGGTGCGAGGTGGTGGTCCCCGCAGGCCAGGTGTGCTGCGGTGCGCTGAACAGCCACTACGGGGAAGCGCAGACCGCCCGGGCGATGGCCCGGCGGAACGTCGATGCCTTTCCCGACGACGTCGACGCCATCGTCACCAACGCCGCGGGGTGCGGGGCGGCCATGAAGGCCTACGGGCACCTGTTGGCCGACGATGCCGTCTACGCGGCGCGAGCCGAGCGCTTTGCCGCCAGGGTGCGCGACGCCACCGAATGGCTGGTGCAACTCGGGCTGCGCACGCAGCCGCAGGCGGTCCCGGTCGTCGCCACCTACCAGGACCCCTGCCATCTGGCCCATGGCCAGCGCGTGCGGACCGAGCCGCGCGCGCTGCTGGCGGCAGCCGGCGTCCGCCTGGTGGAGATGCCCGCCGCCGACCGCTGCTGTGGCAGCGCCGGCATCTACAACCTGCTGCAGCCCGCCATGGCCGAGACGTTGTTGCGCGACAAGATGGAGGCGGTGCGGGCCACCGGCGCGCAGGTGGTGGTGGCGCCCAACCCCGGATGCATGCTGCAGCTGCAGTACGGCGCCCGCCGGTTTGGCGTCCCTGTGCGCGTCGCGCACCTGATGGACCTCCTCGACCAGGCGGGGGCGTGA
- a CDS encoding FAD-linked oxidase C-terminal domain-containing protein, which produces MDRTELIRRLEAVVGRPYVLHRTDDVSVYEQDALMVARGRPDAVVLPDSAEQVAAVVRIAREAGLPVVARGAGTGLAGGAIPVRGGIVVALTRMTRILEIDVASRLAVVEPGVVNADLTAALEPHGLFYAPDPGSQVASTIGGNVATNAGGPHCLAYGVTGNNVLGLEVVLSDGTLAWVGGRAHDAPGYDLVGLLVGSEGTLGIVTKIVVRLVQKREAVRTLLAIYDAMDAACEATSAVIAAGIVPEALEVLDGISMRAVNRTLGAGFPEDAEAALLIEVEGVAEAVPVLIERIEAICRQHGARRIQTAATAEERAGLWKGRKHAYGALGRLGRRAMMLDVCAPRSRLAEVMRQVLAAGRKWEVGVANFFHAGDGNMHPTPFFDIAEDSPEYARVVGLTEDIMRACVDAGGTITGEHGIGLEKREYLGWMFGEADIAAMKRIKAVFDPDGLCNPEKIFPIGRSPHAIPAPREVDDGAAAHTVIREAGGEAGRGGVAVAAPETLAAAVPESPGATAPEVAGRPGGVAPPA; this is translated from the coding sequence ATGGACCGCACCGAGCTGATCCGCCGCCTGGAAGCCGTCGTCGGACGGCCGTACGTGCTCCACCGCACCGACGACGTGTCGGTGTACGAGCAGGATGCCCTGATGGTGGCGCGGGGCCGCCCGGACGCCGTGGTGCTGCCCGATAGCGCCGAGCAGGTGGCGGCGGTGGTGCGGATCGCCCGCGAGGCCGGCCTGCCGGTCGTCGCGCGGGGCGCCGGCACCGGGTTGGCCGGCGGCGCCATTCCCGTGCGGGGCGGCATCGTGGTGGCCCTCACCCGCATGACCCGCATCCTCGAGATCGACGTCGCCAGCCGGCTCGCGGTCGTCGAGCCAGGCGTCGTGAATGCCGATCTGACCGCGGCGCTGGAGCCCCACGGCCTGTTCTACGCACCCGACCCGGGCAGTCAGGTGGCGTCGACCATCGGCGGCAACGTCGCCACCAACGCCGGCGGGCCGCACTGCCTGGCCTATGGGGTCACCGGGAACAACGTGCTGGGCCTGGAGGTGGTGCTGTCCGACGGGACGCTCGCCTGGGTGGGCGGCCGCGCGCACGACGCACCGGGCTACGACCTCGTCGGCCTGCTGGTGGGCTCCGAGGGGACCCTTGGGATCGTGACCAAGATCGTCGTGCGCCTGGTCCAGAAGCGCGAGGCGGTGCGCACGCTGCTCGCGATCTACGACGCCATGGACGCCGCGTGTGAGGCCACCTCCGCGGTCATCGCTGCCGGCATCGTGCCCGAAGCGCTGGAGGTCCTCGACGGGATCTCGATGCGGGCGGTGAACCGCACGCTGGGCGCCGGGTTCCCCGAGGACGCCGAGGCGGCGTTGTTGATCGAGGTCGAAGGGGTGGCCGAGGCCGTGCCGGTGCTGATCGAGCGGATCGAGGCGATCTGCCGTCAGCACGGCGCCCGTCGCATCCAGACCGCCGCCACGGCCGAGGAGCGCGCCGGCCTCTGGAAGGGCCGCAAGCATGCCTACGGGGCGTTGGGCCGGCTGGGCCGGCGCGCCATGATGCTCGACGTGTGCGCGCCGCGCTCCCGCCTGGCCGAGGTGATGCGCCAGGTCCTGGCTGCCGGCCGGAAGTGGGAGGTGGGTGTCGCCAACTTCTTCCACGCTGGCGACGGGAACATGCATCCCACCCCGTTCTTCGACATCGCTGAAGACTCGCCCGAGTACGCGCGCGTGGTGGGGTTGACCGAGGACATCATGCGCGCCTGCGTGGACGCTGGCGGGACCATCACCGGCGAGCACGGCATCGGCCTGGAGAAGCGCGAGTACCTGGGCTGGATGTTCGGCGAGGCCGACATCGCCGCGATGAAGCGCATCAAGGCCGTCTTCGATCCGGACGGGCTGTGCAACCCCGAGAAGATCTTCCCGATCGGCCGGTCCCCGCACGCGATCCCCGCGCCGCGCGAGGTGGACGACGGCGCTGCGGCGCACACGGTCATCCGTGAGGCAGGGGGTGAGGCAGGGAGGGGCGGCGTTGCCGTGGCCGCCCCGGAGACCCTCGCCGCGGCCGTCCCGGAGAGCCCCGGCGCGACTGCCCCCGAGGTTGCGGGGCGGCCGGGTGGCGTTGCGCCGCCGGCATGA
- a CDS encoding putative sulfate exporter family transporter, whose translation MHDLRPTVTRTLPTAVAPLASGLLVTAAVATVAWAGGGWVPLVGAPVLALAVGLTVRTVSGPRPAWRPGLDFVLKRLLRVAIVLFGTTLSFAQVLRIGTGTLAVLGTTVVLALGLTALFGRWLRAPGGLVGLIGAGTAICGATAILTIGPIIEARQEEIAFAVTTIFLFNMLAVVVYPALGHVLALSDAAFGAWAGAAIHDTSSVLAAAFQFSEPAGQVATVVKLTRTLLLVPLALAFGIASSVRRSRTGGVARPRVRLARIFPWFVLWFAAAALANTAGLVAPPVARTASLAGRVLVVMVMAAVGLSADLQGMRRVGLRPLGIGLLASVAIAVVSLALIRAWL comes from the coding sequence ATGCACGACCTGCGACCTACCGTCACCCGCACGCTGCCCACCGCGGTGGCTCCCCTCGCATCCGGCCTGCTGGTCACGGCGGCGGTGGCGACAGTCGCCTGGGCCGGCGGCGGCTGGGTCCCGCTCGTCGGCGCGCCGGTGCTGGCACTCGCCGTGGGACTGACGGTGCGCACCGTCAGCGGTCCGCGGCCGGCGTGGCGCCCCGGCCTGGACTTCGTCCTCAAGAGGCTACTGCGGGTGGCCATCGTGCTCTTCGGGACCACGCTCAGCTTCGCCCAGGTGCTGCGCATCGGCACCGGTACCCTGGCGGTGCTGGGTACGACCGTGGTGCTGGCGCTGGGGCTGACCGCGCTGTTCGGGCGATGGCTGCGTGCACCCGGGGGACTCGTCGGCCTGATCGGCGCGGGCACCGCTATCTGTGGCGCGACAGCCATCCTGACCATCGGGCCCATCATCGAAGCGCGTCAAGAGGAGATCGCCTTCGCCGTGACAACGATCTTCCTCTTCAACATGCTGGCGGTGGTCGTCTACCCGGCGCTGGGCCATGTGCTCGCCCTGTCCGACGCCGCCTTCGGCGCCTGGGCCGGCGCGGCCATCCACGACACCTCCTCGGTGCTGGCGGCTGCGTTCCAGTTCAGCGAGCCCGCCGGCCAGGTCGCTACCGTGGTGAAGCTCACCCGAACGCTGCTGCTGGTACCACTGGCGCTCGCGTTCGGCATCGCGTCCAGCGTGCGGCGCAGCCGCACCGGGGGCGTGGCACGGCCTCGCGTCCGCCTGGCGCGAATCTTCCCCTGGTTCGTCCTGTGGTTTGCTGCGGCTGCCCTGGCGAACACCGCCGGGCTGGTGGCGCCGCCGGTCGCCCGGACCGCCTCGCTGGCGGGCCGCGTCCTGGTGGTCATGGTGATGGCCGCAGTGGGGCTGTCGGCCGACCTGCAGGGCATGCGCCGCGTGGGACTGCGCCCGCTCGGCATCGGCCTCCTGGCGTCGGTTGCGATCGCGGTGGTCAGCCTGGCCCTGATCCGGGCGTGGCTGTAG